GTGCATCATTTTTGTCTTCATCCTTTGTAATAGGCCGAGCCGAACCATAGATGATGGCCGATCGATAGTTGACCGAATGATGAAAGGCTGATCTCGCCAACACCAATGCATCGAGATGAGTCACACAAAAACAAATAGGAATCCCCTTTTGGGCCTCCAGCATGGTTCGGCTCTTCACAGATCCATGTACATAGATTTTCTCACCATGTCGAGCATAAGCTGTCGGGATCATAAAAGGCTGTCCATTCATCACAAAACTGATATGACAAAGGAAACCAGCATCTAGTATCTCGTTTATGACTGATTTGTCATAGACCGCTCTTTTCGCCCCGCGTACTACTTTGTTTTTCTCTTCTATAGGATATGTTGACATTTCATTTTTGTTTGATTCGGATGTAAAAGTATGGCGCCACTGGATTATCATTGTAGTCCAGTTTGAAACAACTAAAGGGTCCAGTCATGATACCATGGAAAAACATTATCGTTTTTGACTCAGCTTCCAAAAGAGCCAACTATTTGCAGTTAGCAGATAGCATCATTTCAGAGGTGATGCAAGGACGAATAGCAGCCGGGTCTCAACTACCCGGTAGTCGTCAGATGGCAGAGCTACTCAGCATCAACCGCAAAACGGTACAATCGGCCTATGACGAACTACTGGCTCAAGGTTGGATCAGCATTGAGGCTTACAAAGGCACCTTCATCAAAGAGGAATTACCTTTTACACAAGCAAAGAAACTGGCTGACGTTCGGGTATTCACCAAGCCCAAAGTCTCTATTCAAAAATCTAAAGGGCATCAAATCACCGAAGGAACACCCGACTATAGGGTGGCTCCCATTCCTGATCTTTACAAAACCGCGCGTTCCCTGTCTTCGGGCAACCTGAGTGGTTCGATACTCACTGGAAACCATTTTGCAGGTGAACCACATCTCAGGACTACCTTGTGCAGCTACCTTCATGAAACGAGAGCCCTATCCCCATCGCCTGATCAGATGATGGTCACCAGAGGGAGTCAAATGTCCATTTATCTGGCGCTATCTGCCATTCTTGCACCCGGAGACACCGTGATCGTCGG
This is a stretch of genomic DNA from Reichenbachiella ulvae. It encodes these proteins:
- a CDS encoding pyridoxamine 5'-phosphate oxidase family protein, with amino-acid sequence MSTYPIEEKNKVVRGAKRAVYDKSVINEILDAGFLCHISFVMNGQPFMIPTAYARHGEKIYVHGSVKSRTMLEAQKGIPICFCVTHLDALVLARSAFHHSVNYRSAIIYGSARPITKDEDKNDALRLITENFLKGRWDEVRQPNQKELDITSVLEITIESASAKVRTGDPVDDKEDYELDIWAGQLPLQPIYAQPIDDELLKEGVRTSPSVQLAFEGSKR